A section of the Falco peregrinus isolate bFalPer1 chromosome 3, bFalPer1.pri, whole genome shotgun sequence genome encodes:
- the GCM2 gene encoding chorion-specific transcription factor GCMb: MKLTWDINDPKLPQEPKHFDAFQEWPDGYVRLIYSSEEKNAQRHLSGWAMRNTNNHNCQILKKSCLGVVVCARSCALPGGARLQLRPAICDKARQKQQKKACPNCNSALELIPCRGHSGYPVTNFWRLDGKAIFFQAKGVHDHPRPESKLEAEARRSAIKKQMSSSHLSQKKKPLNTEAGRYHDSGGCTNNLQNLPCMDGPERVGIVTDTNFSIPAQPYPSLQNTDLYKASYDSASFQEDQLSPYPKCPNPKIYVPRPPSYEFGVPTFIGSGPYPTFYKDLTSPAVDADPLGLTGSHCSAATAHDKSFDTPGRHYGLKPAWGKTGSGDRSDYGQMQTSTNYPYCGGDYPCRYGPSPSPIAPPLQTVITTTTKVSYQAYKPATLKYSDNLCEMKNLQSYTHMAENVSGAIYSGMKIQEDFGMIKSALLYQHDPGPTKSKPVESVETYRYGPVLGNSYAEHEGQTFRFESTEY; encoded by the exons ATGAAGCTCACCTGGGACATCAACGACCCTAAGCTGCCGCAG gagcccaAGCACTTCGATGCCTTCCAGGAATGGCCCGATGGCTACGTGCGACTCATCTACTCCAGCGAGGAGAAGAACGCGCAGAGACACCTCAGCGGCTGGGCCATGCGCAACACCAACAACCACAACTGCCAGATCCTCAAGAAGTCCTgcttgggggtggtggtgtgtgcccggagctgtgctctgcctggcggggccaggctgcagcttcGCCCTGCCATATGCGACAAGGCTCGGCAGAAGCAACAAA AGAAAGCCTGCCCCAACTGTAACTCAGCCCTTGAGCTGATTCCTTGCCGAGGACACAGTGGCTACCCGGTCACTAACTTCTGGAGGCTTGATGGCAAAGCAATATTTTTCCAG GCTAAAGGAGTCCACGACCACCCCAGGCCAGAAAGTAAGTTGGAGGCAGAGGCAAGACGAAGTGCAATTAAGAAGCAAATGTCCTCTTCTCACCTTtcccagaaaaagaaacctcTAAACACAGAG GCAGGAAGGTACCACGACAGTGGTGGCTGCACCAACAACCTACAGAATCTGCCCTGCATGGATGGCCCAGAACGGGTCGGTATCGTCACAGACACCAATTTTTCGATTCCAGCCCAGCCTTACCCTTCGCTGCAAAACACCGACCTCTACAAAGCATCTTATGACTCCGCCAGCTTCCAAGAGGATCAGCTATCACCATACCCGAAGTGCCCCAATCCAAAGATTTACGTGCCCAGGCCACCCAGCTACGAGTTTGGAGTTCCTACTTTTATAGGCTCCGGCCCCTACCCGACGTTTTACAAAGACCTGACAAGCCCTGCCGTTGATGCGGACCCCCTCGGTCTGACTGGATCTCACTGCAGTGCTGCGACTGCCCATGACAAGAGCTTCGATACCCCTGGTAGACATTACGGACTGAAACCAGCTTGGGGGAAAACTGGCAGCGGAGACCGGAGTGACTACGGACAGATGCAAACAAGCACTAACTACCCTTACTGCGGTGGTGACTACCCCTGCCGGTACGGTCCCAGCCCCTCCCCCATAGCCCCACCACTGCAAACAGTCATCACGACCACCACCAAGGTGTCCTACCAGGCTTACAAGCCAGCCACGCTGAAATACAGCGACAACCTCTGCGAGATGAAAAATCTTCAGAGCTATACCCACATGGCAGAAAATGTCTCGGGCGCTATCTATTCAGGGATGAAGATTCAGGAAGACTTTGGGATGATAAAGTCCGCGTTGCTCTACCAGCATGACCCAGGCCCCACAAAGTCCAAACCGGTGGAGAGTGTGGAGACCTATCGGTATGGGCCAGTGCTGGGGAACAGCTACGCTGAGCATGAAGGCCAGACCTTCAGGTTTGAGAGTACTGAATATTGA